The following proteins come from a genomic window of Ictidomys tridecemlineatus isolate mIctTri1 chromosome 9, mIctTri1.hap1, whole genome shotgun sequence:
- the Hadh gene encoding hydroxyacyl-coenzyme A dehydrogenase, mitochondrial isoform X2, whose protein sequence is MKVAAASGHTVVLVDQTEDILAKSKKSIEENLRKMSKKKFAENPKAGDEFVEKTLSSISTCTDAASVVHSTDLVVEAIVENLKVKNELFQRLDKFAAEHTIFASNTSSLQITSIANATTRQDRFAGLHFFNPVPLMKLVEVIKTPMTSQKTFESLVDFSKALGKHPVSCKDTPGFIVNRLLVPYLIEAIRMHERGDASKEDIDTAMKLGAGYPMGPFELLDYVGLDTTKFILDGWHEMDAKNPLFQPSTSLNKLVAEKKLGKKTGEGYYKYK, encoded by the exons AG gTTGCTGCGGCAAGTGGCCACACAGTAGTGTTGGTGGACCAAACAGAGGACATCCTGGCAAAATCCAAAAAAAGTATTGAGGAAAACCTTAGGAAAATGTCAAAGAAGAAGTTTGCAGAAAATCCTAAG GCTGGTGATGAGTTTGTGGAGAAGACCCTGAGCAGCATATCAACCTGCACAGATGCAGCATCTGTCGTCCACAGCACAGACCTGGTGGTGGAGGCCATCGTGGAGAACCTGAAGGTGAAGAACGAGCTCTTCCAAAGGCTGGACAAGTTTGCTGCTGA ACATACAATTTTTGCCAGCAACACTTCCTCTTTGCAGATCACAAGCATAGCCAATGCCACCACCAGACAAGACCGATTTGCCGGCCTTCATTTCTTCAACCCAGTGCCCCTGATGAAACTCGTAGAG GTCATTAAAACACCAATGACAAGCCAGAAGACATTTGAATCTCTGGTGGACTTTAGCAAAGCCTTGGGAAAACATCCCGTTTCTTGCAAG GACACTCCTGGGTTTATTGTGAACCGTCTCCTGGTGCCATACCTTATAGAAGCGATCAGGATGCATGAACGAG GAGATGCATCCAAGGAAGACATTGACACTGCAATGAAGTTGGGAGCTGGATACCCTATGGGTCCATTTGAGCTTCTTGATTATGTTGGACTGGATACTACAAAGTTCATTCTGGATG GGTGGCATGAAATGGATGCGAAGAACCCACTGTTTCAGCCCAGCACATCACTAAATAAGCTGGTAGCAGAGAAGAAGCTGGGCAAGAAGACCGGAGAAGGATATTACAAATACAAATGA